One Ardenticatenales bacterium genomic region harbors:
- a CDS encoding CpXC domain-containing protein gives MLTQLNCPQCRTPFTAEVFQVVDVGQTPQLKQLLLSGRLNVATCPNCGFTAQLGTPLLYHDPAHDMFMVFVPMELNLSHNEQQRLIGDMVQQIINQTPPEKRRGYMLQPQTILSYQTLIEKVLETEGITPEMIAHQRKQGELLQTLSTASPDVVDILLQERANMIDETFFAMLSSVLQASTESNNMEQTLKLTNLQARLYQETEVGKRLERQQTILHRFRQAAKKQGGLSPELLFEYVTKYAQEDALVDGLTTVGQPALNYTFFGLLTDEIERLNQGGEQARASRLTAIRERLLQVQAKAQRESQAIMDEASKVLQAITRAPDQRAAVQEHLHEMDEAFMYLLSMTIAQAEQAGAQEQFDNLTEIRELILEEVESQTPPELRFLNDLMEAETPAQQDALLTANPEMVSPRMVELLRMLAQQTDQAGDSDTTDRLKSLEKLVASRL, from the coding sequence ATGTTAACACAACTCAATTGCCCTCAATGCCGCACGCCGTTTACCGCCGAAGTTTTCCAGGTCGTTGATGTGGGGCAGACGCCTCAACTGAAACAACTTTTGCTCAGCGGTCGGCTGAATGTAGCCACCTGCCCCAACTGCGGCTTCACCGCGCAGTTAGGCACGCCACTGCTCTACCACGATCCCGCCCACGACATGTTCATGGTGTTCGTGCCCATGGAATTAAACCTGTCGCATAACGAACAGCAGCGACTGATCGGCGACATGGTGCAGCAGATCATCAACCAGACCCCACCGGAAAAACGGCGCGGCTATATGTTGCAGCCGCAAACCATCCTCAGTTACCAGACGCTCATTGAAAAGGTTCTGGAAACCGAGGGGATCACACCGGAGATGATCGCCCACCAGCGGAAGCAAGGGGAACTGCTGCAAACGTTGTCCACGGCGAGTCCTGATGTGGTGGATATTTTGCTGCAAGAGCGCGCGAATATGATTGATGAGACATTTTTCGCCATGTTGAGCAGCGTGCTGCAAGCGTCCACGGAGTCGAATAACATGGAGCAGACGTTGAAGCTGACCAATTTGCAGGCGCGACTCTACCAGGAAACCGAGGTGGGCAAGCGATTGGAACGGCAGCAAACGATCCTGCACCGTTTTCGTCAGGCGGCAAAGAAGCAAGGAGGGCTTTCACCGGAACTGCTCTTTGAATACGTGACGAAGTATGCGCAGGAAGATGCGCTTGTGGATGGCCTGACAACGGTGGGGCAGCCGGCATTGAATTACACATTCTTCGGGCTGCTCACGGATGAAATTGAGCGACTGAACCAGGGTGGCGAGCAGGCGCGGGCGAGCCGCCTGACAGCTATTCGTGAACGGCTGCTGCAAGTTCAGGCGAAAGCGCAGCGGGAGTCGCAGGCCATTATGGATGAGGCCAGCAAGGTGCTACAGGCCATTACCCGCGCGCCGGACCAGCGCGCCGCCGTGCAGGAGCATTTACATGAAATGGACGAAGCGTTTATGTACTTGCTTTCCATGACGATTGCCCAGGCGGAGCAAGCGGGCGCGCAGGAACAGTTTGATAACCTGACTGAAATCCGCGAGTTGATTTTGGAGGAAGTGGAGAGTCAGACGCCGCCAGAGTTGCGGTTCTTGAACGACTTGATGGAAGCAGAGACACCGGCGCAGCAGGATGCGCTGCTGACGGCCAATCCGGAGATGGTGTCTCCGCGGATGGTGGAATTGCTGCGGATGCTGGCGCAGCAAACGGACCAGGCTGGCGACAGCGATACCACGGACCGACTGAAGAGTTTGGAGAAGTTGGTTGCCAGCCGCCTGTGA
- a CDS encoding LysM peptidoglycan-binding domain-containing protein: MTTFIVVCSLGLALIVGGCAPPATETPPVTVVLLAQIPTPPITPAGAQSPPLPLTATIVPTPTPVPLRLPTYEGVPTPDPPRVVNAGTGGELTTHEVTVGETLGYIAAAYGTTVEALMDLNGLGEADLLYVGQALQVPGAPAIIAPNTKLIPDSELVYGPGARDFSLVGTLTRFNGFLPYYSEDVEGELLTGPKIVQLVADRFRVNPRLLLAVLEYRSGWVTQRTVTQPQTPMGYGKAGYEGLYRQLSWAANLLNWGYYGTQEGGLHSFTLADGTRVGFAGDVNAGTIGVQLLFGSGDTATYESWLRDIGPQGFFSVYQRLFGNPFAYTVDPLWPPDLAQPALRLPWAAGETWYFTGGPHGGWASGSAWAALDFVPTSEQLGCYPSDAWVRAMADGVVARADKGAVVLDLDGDGYVGTGWAIHYMHVESRERVNAGIFVHAGDPLGHPSCEGGFSNGTHVHIARTYNGRWVSADGPIPFDLGGWSSRGLGREYDGLLTRGDDVREACECRESTNAITAEP; the protein is encoded by the coding sequence ATGACAACGTTTATTGTGGTTTGTAGCCTGGGACTGGCCCTGATTGTGGGTGGCTGCGCGCCGCCCGCCACGGAGACGCCGCCCGTTACGGTGGTGCTGTTGGCGCAGATTCCCACGCCGCCGATCACGCCCGCGGGCGCGCAGTCGCCGCCGCTGCCGTTGACGGCGACCATTGTGCCGACGCCGACGCCGGTTCCGCTGCGGCTGCCGACGTATGAGGGCGTTCCCACACCAGACCCGCCGCGCGTGGTAAATGCCGGCACGGGCGGGGAACTGACCACACACGAAGTCACCGTTGGCGAGACCCTGGGGTACATCGCCGCCGCCTATGGGACCACCGTGGAAGCCTTGATGGATCTGAACGGACTGGGCGAGGCGGACTTGCTGTACGTGGGACAGGCGCTGCAAGTGCCGGGCGCGCCGGCGATCATCGCTCCCAATACCAAGCTCATCCCGGACAGCGAACTCGTGTACGGACCGGGCGCGCGCGACTTTAGCCTCGTGGGCACGCTGACGCGCTTTAATGGCTTTCTGCCCTATTACAGTGAGGACGTGGAAGGGGAGTTGCTCACCGGACCGAAGATCGTGCAGTTGGTGGCGGACCGTTTTCGCGTGAATCCGCGGCTGCTGCTGGCGGTGCTGGAGTATCGCTCTGGTTGGGTGACGCAGCGGACAGTCACCCAGCCGCAGACGCCGATGGGCTATGGGAAGGCGGGGTATGAGGGGCTGTATCGCCAGTTGTCGTGGGCGGCAAATTTGCTCAACTGGGGGTACTATGGCACGCAGGAGGGGGGATTGCACAGTTTTACGCTGGCGGATGGGACGCGGGTGGGTTTTGCGGGGGATGTGAATGCCGGCACAATCGGCGTGCAACTCCTCTTTGGCTCAGGGGATACGGCTACCTACGAAAGCTGGTTGCGCGACATCGGTCCGCAAGGCTTCTTCAGCGTCTACCAGCGACTATTTGGCAATCCATTCGCCTACACCGTCGATCCATTGTGGCCGCCGGACCTGGCGCAGCCCGCGCTGCGGCTGCCGTGGGCGGCGGGGGAGACGTGGTATTTCACCGGCGGGCCGCACGGAGGCTGGGCTTCCGGTTCCGCCTGGGCGGCGCTGGATTTTGTGCCCACGAGCGAGCAGTTGGGCTGCTACCCGTCGGATGCCTGGGTGCGGGCGATGGCGGATGGCGTGGTGGCGCGTGCGGACAAGGGGGCGGTGGTGTTGGACCTGGATGGAGATGGGTATGTGGGAACCGGCTGGGCGATTCATTATATGCATGTGGAGAGCCGGGAGCGGGTGAATGCCGGCATTTTCGTCCACGCCGGCGATCCCCTGGGCCATCCCTCTTGCGAAGGCGGCTTCTCCAACGGAACCCACGTCCACATCGCCCGCACCTACAATGGCCGCTGGGTCTCTGCCGACGGCCCGATCCCCTTTGACCTGGGCGGCTGGTCGTCGCGCGGGCTGGGGCGCGAATACGATGGCCTGCTCACGCGCGGCGACGACGTGCGCGAAGCCTGCGAATGCCGCGAATCCACGAATGCGATCACGGCGGAACCGTGA
- the rnhA gene encoding ribonuclease HI produces MMQETKENVVIYTDGGADPNPGIGGWAAILRFGRHEKVLTGHDPNTTNNRMELQAAIAALQALKRPCQVELYTDSEYLRRGITEWITTWAAKGWKRGNKPVPNADLWQVLWELAQAHEIEWHWVRGHAGISHNERVDELARQARLSITPAAALDPHAPRLYVRAACKGNPGPGGWGVVLEEGADTRQLSGSAPRTTNNRMELMGALEGLALLPTGTNLHLFTTSDYLFQGATRWIKGWRLRDWHKKDGQPIANADLWQALDQRSRDYHIHWVNAKGAEEMPEGLQEASRLAQGAIEMA; encoded by the coding sequence ATGATGCAAGAGACCAAAGAAAATGTTGTGATTTATACAGATGGCGGCGCGGACCCCAATCCGGGGATTGGCGGTTGGGCGGCGATATTGCGGTTTGGCCGGCATGAGAAGGTGTTGACGGGACATGACCCGAATACGACCAATAACCGCATGGAATTGCAGGCGGCGATTGCCGCGTTGCAGGCGTTGAAGCGTCCCTGCCAGGTGGAATTGTACACGGATTCGGAGTATTTGCGGCGGGGGATTACGGAGTGGATTACGACGTGGGCGGCGAAGGGGTGGAAGCGGGGGAACAAACCGGTTCCCAATGCGGACTTATGGCAGGTTTTGTGGGAGTTGGCGCAGGCGCATGAGATTGAGTGGCATTGGGTGCGGGGACATGCCGGCATTTCCCACAACGAGCGCGTGGATGAACTGGCGAGACAGGCGCGGCTATCTATCACCCCCGCCGCCGCGCTCGACCCCCACGCCCCCCGCCTCTACGTGCGCGCCGCCTGCAAAGGCAACCCCGGACCTGGCGGATGGGGTGTCGTGCTGGAAGAAGGCGCGGACACACGGCAACTGAGTGGTTCCGCGCCGCGCACGACCAATAACCGCATGGAGCTAATGGGTGCGTTGGAAGGGTTGGCGCTGCTGCCGACGGGGACCAACCTGCACCTGTTCACCACGTCCGATTACCTGTTTCAAGGGGCAACACGGTGGATCAAGGGGTGGCGTCTGCGCGACTGGCACAAGAAGGACGGCCAGCCGATTGCCAATGCGGATTTATGGCAGGCGCTGGACCAACGCAGCCGCGACTATCATATTCACTGGGTCAACGCGAAGGGGGCGGAGGAGATGCCGGAGGGGCTGCAGGAGGCGTCCAGGTTGGCCCAGGGGGCTATTGAGATGGCCTGA
- a CDS encoding DUF2344 domain-containing protein, which translates to MQANYVQRLRIRFSKVGPTRYIGHLDLARTLERAFNRARLPIAYTQGFNKRPRMQLATALPLGFTSDCEMVDIWLQEAVDPAAAQVQLVARMAPGILVQEVVEVPISEPPLQTRTLDATYEVTLLQSVDDTELRRRVAALLAAATLPRERREKEYDLRPLIYELEVMPAADGSPRLEMRLALQPSQTGRPDEVAQALELDPQTIRVHRTRITLEPLSIPAS; encoded by the coding sequence ATGCAAGCAAACTACGTCCAACGCCTCCGCATCCGTTTCAGCAAAGTCGGGCCGACGCGCTACATCGGCCACCTCGACCTGGCGCGCACGCTAGAACGCGCCTTCAACCGCGCCCGCCTGCCCATCGCCTACACCCAGGGCTTCAACAAGCGCCCCCGAATGCAGTTAGCCACGGCCCTGCCGCTGGGCTTTACCAGCGACTGCGAGATGGTGGACATCTGGCTGCAAGAAGCCGTGGACCCCGCCGCCGCCCAGGTGCAACTCGTCGCCCGCATGGCTCCAGGCATCCTCGTTCAAGAGGTCGTGGAAGTGCCGATTTCTGAGCCGCCGCTGCAAACGCGCACCCTGGATGCGACCTACGAGGTAACGCTGCTGCAATCCGTTGACGACACCGAACTGCGCCGGCGCGTGGCGGCGCTGCTGGCGGCAGCCACGCTGCCACGCGAACGACGGGAGAAGGAATACGACCTGCGCCCGCTCATTTATGAATTGGAAGTGATGCCGGCAGCGGATGGGTCGCCCCGATTGGAAATGCGCCTGGCGCTGCAACCTTCGCAGACCGGTCGCCCCGATGAGGTAGCCCAGGCGCTGGAACTGGACCCACAGACGATTCGCGTGCATCGCACGCGCATCACACTGGAGCCATTGTCCATTCCCGCTTCTTGA
- a CDS encoding PAS domain S-box protein, protein MLVDYRIRQREYLLAISRALTSELDLGDVLRIIVQASVEFISGRAGIIALADPHEKVFRIAAAYGIPRHLISGSEILLRGLAYEEGQERQIIPQLTQMVEALAQSADIGLTQVMRLPMLSGDTVVGMIYVFLVGQHRLSADAPNLLQSFADQAAIAVKNARLYQEVIAEKQRLDAIMEQSADGIMILDAHLNILVFNNALSRMTGWTAAEVMGEPHEQVVRWRVLKTNVSLEQAQAEGWPAPGGAHLYVEGDLLRMGGDAIRLGITYAPVQDQRGRLVNIVANVRDLTRFQEEEELQKTFISVISHELKTPVSIIKGYAGTLRRVDAAWPAEVQQEYLAVIEEEADNLTDLIDNLLTASRLQSGTFALDRSGEVYLPAVAQSVARKFSAQTGKHTFKISFPEEFPIVRGDERRLTQVFNNLVSNAIKYSPAGGPIVLAGQTHGDYVTVSVRDEGIGIPVHQQHRIFQKFSRLDNALSRQTDGTGLGLFLTKAIIEAHDGSIWFESNADDRPGTTFTFSLPLHSS, encoded by the coding sequence GTGTTAGTTGATTATCGCATTCGTCAACGAGAATATCTGTTGGCCATTAGTCGCGCGCTGACTTCGGAGTTGGATCTGGGGGACGTGTTGCGGATTATTGTACAGGCGTCGGTGGAGTTTATTTCGGGACGTGCCGGCATTATCGCCCTCGCCGATCCCCACGAGAAGGTCTTCCGCATTGCTGCCGCCTACGGTATCCCGCGCCATCTGATCTCTGGCTCCGAAATCCTCCTGCGCGGGCTTGCCTACGAAGAGGGACAGGAGCGACAGATCATTCCCCAACTAACGCAGATGGTGGAGGCGCTGGCTCAATCCGCGGACATTGGCCTGACACAGGTGATGCGCCTGCCCATGTTGAGCGGCGACACGGTGGTTGGCATGATTTACGTCTTTCTTGTCGGACAGCATCGCCTTAGTGCCGACGCCCCCAACTTGCTGCAAAGTTTTGCCGATCAGGCGGCCATCGCCGTCAAGAACGCGCGATTGTACCAGGAAGTGATAGCGGAAAAACAGCGGCTGGATGCCATCATGGAACAAAGCGCGGATGGCATCATGATTTTGGATGCCCACCTGAACATTCTCGTCTTCAATAATGCCCTCAGCCGCATGACGGGTTGGACGGCGGCGGAAGTGATGGGTGAACCACACGAGCAGGTGGTCCGTTGGCGCGTGTTGAAAACGAATGTCTCGTTGGAACAGGCGCAGGCGGAAGGCTGGCCCGCGCCTGGGGGCGCGCATCTGTACGTCGAAGGGGATTTGCTGCGGATGGGGGGGGATGCGATTCGCCTCGGCATTACCTATGCGCCGGTGCAGGATCAGCGGGGGCGGCTGGTGAATATCGTGGCGAATGTGCGAGACCTGACTCGTTTCCAGGAGGAGGAGGAGTTGCAGAAGACGTTTATCTCCGTGATCAGCCATGAATTGAAGACGCCCGTATCCATCATCAAAGGATATGCCGGCACGCTCCGCCGCGTTGACGCCGCCTGGCCCGCCGAAGTCCAACAAGAATACCTGGCCGTCATTGAGGAAGAAGCGGACAATCTCACCGATTTGATAGACAATCTCCTCACGGCTTCCCGCCTGCAATCCGGCACTTTTGCCTTAGATAGGAGTGGGGAGGTATATTTGCCGGCAGTGGCTCAATCCGTAGCCCGCAAATTCAGCGCCCAAACCGGCAAACACACCTTCAAAATCAGCTTTCCTGAAGAATTCCCCATCGTCCGCGGTGACGAACGACGGCTTACCCAGGTTTTCAATAACCTCGTCAGCAATGCCATCAAATACTCCCCCGCGGGTGGTCCCATTGTCCTCGCCGGGCAAACGCACGGCGATTACGTTACGGTGTCCGTGCGTGATGAAGGGATCGGCATTCCTGTTCATCAACAACATCGTATCTTCCAGAAGTTTTCCCGGTTGGACAACGCCCTCAGCCGCCAGACAGACGGCACGGGACTGGGATTGTTCCTGACCAAAGCTATCATCGAAGCCCACGACGGCAGTATTTGGTTCGAGAGCAATGCCGACGACCGTCCGGGCACGACCTTTACCTTTTCCTTGCCTCTCCATTCATCCTGA
- a CDS encoding enoyl-CoA hydratase/isomerase family protein: MNYHEYEHILFEKREHGILWITLNRPEVLNAADARLHTELVALWHTIDADPEVTVAVITGAGRAFSAGGDLKLVENAYQNYEEITRILDEARDLVYNMLHCQKPIISAINGAAVGAGLVVALLADISIAAASARLADGHVRMGVAAGDHAAIIWPLLCGMAKSKYYLMTSDFVSGEAAERMGLVSLCVPDADLLEKAMAVAMDLATGPRHAIKFTKRALNQWLLQAGPIFDHSLALEMLGFFSVDMAAGVAGLREKRKAAFPSNKQQSTENGKRKTDDSTPSTTH, translated from the coding sequence ATGAATTACCACGAATACGAGCACATTCTATTTGAAAAACGCGAACACGGCATCCTCTGGATCACGCTCAACCGGCCCGAAGTCCTCAACGCCGCCGACGCCCGCCTGCACACGGAGCTGGTCGCCCTCTGGCACACCATTGACGCCGACCCGGAAGTTACCGTGGCCGTGATCACGGGCGCGGGGCGCGCTTTTTCCGCCGGCGGCGACCTGAAACTGGTGGAGAATGCGTATCAAAATTACGAGGAGATCACGCGCATCCTGGATGAAGCGCGCGACCTGGTTTACAACATGCTCCACTGCCAGAAACCGATCATCTCCGCCATCAATGGCGCGGCGGTGGGCGCGGGACTGGTGGTGGCGCTGCTGGCCGACATCAGCATTGCCGCCGCCAGCGCACGCCTGGCGGATGGGCACGTGCGCATGGGCGTGGCCGCCGGCGACCATGCCGCCATCATCTGGCCGCTGCTGTGCGGCATGGCTAAGTCCAAATATTACCTGATGACGAGCGATTTTGTCAGCGGGGAAGCGGCGGAGCGGATGGGGTTGGTAAGCCTGTGCGTGCCCGACGCGGACCTGCTGGAAAAGGCAATGGCGGTGGCGATGGACCTGGCGACAGGGCCGCGCCACGCGATCAAATTCACCAAGCGGGCACTAAACCAGTGGCTGTTGCAGGCAGGACCGATTTTCGACCATTCGCTGGCGCTGGAAATGCTGGGTTTCTTCTCGGTGGACATGGCCGCGGGCGTGGCCGGGCTGCGGGAAAAGCGGAAGGCGGCGTTTCCTTCCAACAAGCAACAATCAACGGAAAACGGGAAACGGAAAACGGACGACTCCACGCCATCCACTACCCACTGA